TGAAATTAGGAGCATAGCCTCCTTGTACTTCTTCATCCTTTTTGAACACTCACTATAATAAAGATATATTATCATCTAGCCCCATACTTTTTGAGACATACTGACTTTGAAATATTACCACTTTTTTTGTGTCATTTCAAGTTTAATTGGTTATATTTTTTCTATTTGGTCAAAGTCTAGCTCAACTGGCGTTTCACGCCCAAACATATTTACAAGAACTTTAACTTTACTCTTATCAACGTCAAGCTCTTCAATTTTACCTGTAAAGTTAGCAAAAGGACCATCCTTCACTTTTACCGTTTCACTAAGTTCAAAATCAACCTCAACAACTTTTTCTTCCATACCCATTCTTTTTAACACATGGGTAATTTCATCTGGCAACAACGGAGTTGGTTTTGATCCAGAACCTGACGATCCGACAAAACCTGTTACTCCAGGTGTGTTTCTTAC
This sequence is a window from Cytobacillus sp. IB215665. Protein-coding genes within it:
- the nusG gene encoding transcription termination/antitermination protein NusG, whose translation is MEKNWYVVHTYSGYENKVKANLEKRVESMGMQDKIFRVVVPEEEETDVKNGKKKVVKKKVFPGYVLVEIIMTDDSWYVVRNTPGVTGFVGSSGSGSKPTPLLPDEITHVLKRMGMEEKVVEVDFELSETVKVKDGPFANFTGKIEELDVDKSKVKVLVNMFGRETPVELDFDQIEKI